In Prochlorococcus marinus CUG1435, the genomic window GTGTAGGTCCAGGAATCATCAATGATAATTTTTGTTGTATGGCCACTTTTTATTAAATAGGTCATTCTTAGATTAGTTCTCATTAAATATTTTTCAATTACTTGATTTGAAAAAAGGATTTTCTTTACCTTTGTGGGTTGCTGGAGCTGCTAGGTCAGCATTAAAGAAACTTGTAGGGTTTCCATTTGATAATTATGAATTAATAAAAATTCCTAATGAAAAAAAAGACGTAAAAATAGAGATTCATTCTGTTGGTTTACTTAAAGGAGATTCTCATGCATTAGGAATTTCTTTTGCAAAGTCTGGCTTAGATCTTGACATTACACAAAACTTAGAAATATGGACGATAGTCTCTTTAGAAAAAATTCATTTAAATAATTCTTTTCAAACAAATCCAATAAATATTATTCCAGGATCTGGTGTGGGTATTAAAGAGAATACATCAGAGATATGTATGTCTGATTTTGCTAGAGAAGTTTTATATGAGAATTTATTGGATCTTATTCCAAAGGGTTTTAATTTGAATTTAGAAATTATTTTCCCAAATGGGGAGTTTTTGGCTGAAAGAACAAGTAATAAGTCATTTGGTATTGTGGATGGACTATCTATCATTGGAACTTCTGCGGAGACCTATTCGAGTGCTTCACCTGATCAATTAGAAGAGGCAAAAATTAGGCTAGCAAAGTTAACACAAAATGATTTTAAAGGGAAAGTTGTTTTTGTTATTGGCGAGAATGGCTTAAATTTGGCAAAAACTTGTAAAGTTAATTTGCCAATTATTAAAGTTGGCAACTGGATTGGGCCACTTATAGTTGATGCTGCAATAAAAAATGTTAAAACGGTAATTCTTTTTGGTTATCACGGAAAATTAATAAAATTAGCAGGCGGTATTTTTCATACACATAATCATTTAGCTGATGGTCGAATCGAGATTCTTGTTTATTTAGCCTTTAAAGAAAAAATACCACCTGAAATAATAGTCAAATTATCTTATTTTAATAATCTTGAAGATGCTTTATTATTTCTTGAAAAATTTAATCAATCTATAGCTGAAAAATTATTCCAAAACTTATCAAATACCATAGAAAAGCGTTCTATTGCTTATGTTAATAGGTATGTAAAAACTGATATGGATATTGCAGCAATTGTTTTTGATAGAAAAAGAAAAATAAGGTGGTCAGGAACTAAAGGTAATGATTATATTTCTTACTTTCAATGAGATAATTTTAGTTCGATTATGCTTTTGCAAATAAATTGAGCTAACTTTTATACATGAGTGAAAAATTTTTAAAAAAAGAACGAGATCCCTCAATATTGATTTTAGATTTCGGATCTCAATATTCAGAATTGATTGCAAGAAGAGTTAGAGAAACTAATGTTTTTTCTCTTGTAGTAAGTAACTGCATTTCAATTTATGATATTCATGTTTTTAATCCTAAAGGGATAATTTTGAGTGGAGGACCTAATTCTGTATACGATCAAAACGCTCCCAAATGCGATAAAAAAATTTTTGATTTAGGGATACCTATTCTTGGAATATGCTATGGCATGCAATTAATGGTCAAAGAACTTGGAGGATCTGTTACTTCAGCAACAAAAAAAGCTGAATATGGTAGGGCTCCAATAAATATAGATTTAGAAAGCGATCTCCTTTCTAATGTAAAAGATAAATCTATTATGTGGATGAGTCATGGGGATTCAATTAATTGTTTGCCTGATGGATTTAATAAAATAGCTCATACCGAGAACACACTTCATGCAGCAATTTCAAATGATATAAGAAAATTATTTGGAGTACAATTTCATCCTGAAGTTATTCATTCAGAGTATGGTATGACATTAATAAAAAATTTTGTTTATAAAATCTCTTGTTGTGCGCCAGATTGGACAACTGAAACATTTTTAGAAGAAACAATTCCTAAGATTAGAGAGCAAGTAGGTACTAAGAAAGTTTTGCTTGCCTTGTCGGGAGGAGTAGATTCGTCAACTCTTGCTTTTTTACTTAATAAAGCAATTGGGAATCAGCTTACATGTATGTTTATTGATCAAGGTT contains:
- a CDS encoding cobalt-precorrin-5B (C(1))-methyltransferase; the protein is MKKGFSLPLWVAGAARSALKKLVGFPFDNYELIKIPNEKKDVKIEIHSVGLLKGDSHALGISFAKSGLDLDITQNLEIWTIVSLEKIHLNNSFQTNPINIIPGSGVGIKENTSEICMSDFAREVLYENLLDLIPKGFNLNLEIIFPNGEFLAERTSNKSFGIVDGLSIIGTSAETYSSASPDQLEEAKIRLAKLTQNDFKGKVVFVIGENGLNLAKTCKVNLPIIKVGNWIGPLIVDAAIKNVKTVILFGYHGKLIKLAGGIFHTHNHLADGRIEILVYLAFKEKIPPEIIVKLSYFNNLEDALLFLEKFNQSIAEKLFQNLSNTIEKRSIAYVNRYVKTDMDIAAIVFDRKRKIRWSGTKGNDYISYFQ